The Equus quagga isolate Etosha38 chromosome 2, UCLA_HA_Equagga_1.0, whole genome shotgun sequence genome has a window encoding:
- the LOC124234863 gene encoding LOW QUALITY PROTEIN: olfactory receptor 5AU1 (The sequence of the model RefSeq protein was modified relative to this genomic sequence to represent the inferred CDS: deleted 2 bases in 1 codon; substituted 2 bases at 2 genomic stop codons) gives MTEFLLXSQTSSVRPIFRRLSXGQLNPVRAPGCPTSFQVAPSYHIQEHWRNMEGANLSQGVEFELLGLTSEPQLQTLLFVVFLGMYTITLLGNLVMFLLIHVSATLHTPMYSLLKSLSFLDFCYSSTVVPQTLVNFLAKRKVISYLGCMSQMFFYAGFATTECYLIAAMAYDRYAAVCNPLLYPITMSPEVCACLIVGSYSAGFLNSLIHTSCIFSLKFCGAHVVTHFFCDGPPILSLSCVDTSLCEILLFIFAGFNLLSCTLTILISYLLILITILKMNSAQGRFKAFSTCASHFAAVCLFYGTTLFMYLRPTSSYSLTQDRTVAVIYTVVIPMLNPLIYSLRNKDVKEALRKIWRRKIME, from the exons ATGACAGAGTTCCTTCTATAAAGCCAGACTTCCTCAGTGAGACCTATCTTCAGAAGGCTGTCCTGAGGGCAG CTAAACCCAGTGAGGGCCCCCGGGTGTCCCACCTCATTTCAGGTGGCCCCCTCTTACCACATCCAAGAGCACTGGAGAAATATGGAAGGGGCAAACCTGAGCCAAGGGGTTGAGTTTGAGCTCTTGGGCCTCACCAGTGAGCCCCAGCTCCAGACGCTGCTCTTTGTGGTGTTCCTGGGCATGTACACCATCACTCTGCTGGGGAATCTGGTCATGTTCCTTCTGATCCATGTGAGTGCCACCCTGCACACACCCATGTACTCCCTCCTGAAGAGCCTCTCCTTCTTGGATTTCTGCTACTCCTCTACGGTTGTCCCTCAGACCCTGGTGAACTTCTTGGCCAAGAGGAAGGTGATCTCCTATCTTGGCTGCATGTCTCAGATGTTCTTCTATGCGGGTTTCGCCACCACTGAGTGCTATCTCATTGCtgccatggcctatgaccgctatgccGCTGTTTGTAACCCCCTGCTCTACCCAATCACCATGTCTCCTGAGGTCTGTGCCTGTCTGATTGTTGGTTCCTACAGCGCAGGATTTCTCAATTCTCTTATCCACACAAGCTGTATCTTCAGTCTGAAATTCTGTGGCGCTCACGTGGTCACTCACTTCTTCTGTGATGGCCCGCCCATCCTGTCTCTGTCTTGTGTGGACACCTCGTTGTGTGAGATCCTACTCTTCATTTTTGCTGGTTTCAACCTTTTGAGCTGCACCCTCACCATCTTGATCTCCTACCTCTTAATTCTCATCACCATCCTGAAAATGAACTCAGCCCAGGGTAGGTTCAAGGCCTTTTCCACCTGTGCTTCCCACTTCGCTGCCGTGTGCCTCTTCTACGGTACAACCCTTTTTATGTACCTGCGCCCCACATCCAGCTACTCCCTGACCCAAGACCGCACAGTTGCTGTAATCTACACAGTGGTGATTCCAATGCTGAACCCCCTTATCTACTCTTTGAGaaacaaggatgtgaaagaagCTTTAAGAAAGatttggagaaggaaaataatggaaTGA